A region of Halalkaliarchaeum desulfuricum DNA encodes the following proteins:
- a CDS encoding M20 family metallopeptidase, whose translation MSRVPEPIAFVRESNEQLADLAMELLSVDTQNPPGETRGLVDTLEGWFVEWGFDVERHAVDPAKPNLLATLPGETDRTLCYNGHVDTVPFDREAWTYDPLGERVGVSKNGDNETRLYGRGATDMKGPLASMLVAARAFAETGTTPPVTLSFATVSDEETGGAGLKALLESGQLDADACVIGETTCERGNHSVTVADRGSIWLTLSATGESAHGSRPMLGKNAIDRLWTAIERLRARLPARTFDLDPAIESIVEESVDYYAPVMGEEAARELFTRPTVNLGTIEGGEAVNSVPQFARARLDVRVTARVDTPRILAYIRECIDDVEGVTIADTSWSVGTAEPIDAPIVEAVATVAGEVTGEHIYRRSATGGGDAKKLRNAGIPTVEFALGTDTVHAVDEYTTIEALQANAEIYARLPWAFARTLEV comes from the coding sequence ATGTCCCGCGTCCCGGAGCCGATCGCGTTCGTCCGCGAGAGCAACGAACAGCTCGCGGATCTCGCGATGGAACTCCTGTCGGTCGACACGCAGAACCCGCCGGGAGAAACCCGGGGGCTCGTGGACACCCTCGAGGGCTGGTTCGTCGAATGGGGGTTCGACGTCGAGCGGCACGCCGTCGACCCGGCAAAGCCGAATCTGCTCGCGACGCTTCCCGGCGAGACCGACCGAACGCTGTGTTACAACGGCCACGTGGACACCGTCCCGTTCGACCGCGAAGCGTGGACGTACGATCCCCTCGGGGAGCGCGTCGGGGTCTCGAAAAACGGCGACAATGAAACACGGCTGTACGGCCGCGGCGCGACAGACATGAAGGGACCGCTCGCGTCGATGCTGGTCGCCGCCCGGGCGTTCGCGGAAACGGGGACCACCCCACCGGTGACGCTGTCGTTTGCGACCGTCAGCGACGAGGAGACGGGCGGTGCGGGGCTGAAGGCGCTCCTGGAATCGGGTCAACTGGACGCCGATGCCTGCGTAATCGGCGAGACGACCTGCGAGCGCGGCAATCACTCGGTCACGGTCGCCGACAGGGGGAGTATCTGGCTGACGCTTTCGGCGACCGGCGAATCCGCCCACGGCTCCCGTCCGATGCTGGGGAAAAACGCGATCGACAGGCTGTGGACCGCGATCGAGCGCCTCCGGGCTCGGCTTCCCGCCCGGACGTTCGATCTCGATCCCGCGATCGAATCGATCGTCGAGGAGTCGGTCGATTACTACGCCCCGGTGATGGGCGAGGAAGCCGCACGGGAGCTTTTCACTCGACCGACGGTCAATCTAGGAACGATCGAGGGGGGCGAAGCCGTAAACAGTGTGCCGCAGTTCGCCCGGGCCCGACTCGACGTCAGGGTGACTGCGCGGGTCGACACCCCCCGGATCCTCGCGTACATCCGGGAGTGTATCGACGACGTCGAAGGCGTCACGATTGCCGACACCAGCTGGTCGGTCGGGACCGCAGAGCCGATCGACGCACCGATCGTCGAGGCAGTCGCAACCGTCGCCGGCGAGGTCACAGGCGAACACATCTATCGCCGGAGCGCGACGGGCGGCGGCGACGCCAAGAAGCTGCGAAACGCAGGCATTCCGACCGTCGAGTTCGCGCTCGGTACCGACACCGTCCACGCCGTCGACGAGTACACCACCATCGAGGCGCTGCAGGCCAACGCGGAGATTTACGCGCGTCTCCCCTGGGCGTTCGCTCGAACGCTCGAAGTGTGA
- a CDS encoding YeeE/YedE family protein has protein sequence MSAGIAPDSGSGRHPLFMPLIFVGGLLFGFGLGFSHMARPEVVLDFLQFTDFGLLFVMFGAAIVTGVTFWVVPRLRDRAPLTGDGYGRRLKPFDRSVLVGGSIFGVGWGLSGICPGAAYASVGIGNWPILWAIAGMFVGAYLQGVWRSQRATVGTPASADD, from the coding sequence ATGAGCGCCGGGATCGCCCCCGACAGCGGGTCCGGACGACACCCGCTGTTCATGCCCCTGATCTTCGTCGGGGGACTGCTGTTCGGGTTCGGCCTCGGATTCAGCCACATGGCACGACCCGAGGTCGTCCTCGACTTCCTGCAGTTCACCGACTTCGGGCTGCTGTTCGTGATGTTCGGCGCCGCGATCGTCACCGGCGTGACGTTCTGGGTCGTCCCTCGTCTCCGCGATCGGGCGCCGCTGACCGGCGATGGCTACGGCCGGCGGCTCAAGCCGTTCGACCGGAGCGTGCTCGTCGGCGGCTCGATCTTCGGCGTCGGCTGGGGACTGTCCGGCATCTGTCCCGGCGCCGCCTACGCCAGCGTCGGCATCGGCAACTGGCCGATCCTGTGGGCGATCGCCGGCATGTTCGTCGGCGCGTATCTTCAAGGCGTCTGGCGGAGCCAGCGCGCGACCGTCGGCACGCCCGCGAGTGCGGACGATTAG
- a CDS encoding YeeE/YedE family protein produces MGIEPLGTLVWALLGGVSYDALFPHGISRYAIGGLFVGLGVVVIYLGTSLIPGASTFLESTLSYVSDQSRFQEYRPSRDWRLVFTAGILLGAVVYAVVYQGGAWTTDVQPWRLFFGGILVGIGTRIGKGCTSGHGVCGVGSRSKTSLVGVATFLIVAIGTAQLVAALGVTP; encoded by the coding sequence ATGGGAATCGAACCGCTCGGGACGCTGGTCTGGGCGCTTCTCGGAGGGGTCTCCTACGATGCGCTGTTCCCCCACGGGATCAGCCGGTACGCCATCGGTGGCCTGTTCGTCGGCCTGGGCGTCGTGGTGATCTATCTGGGCACAAGCCTGATCCCCGGCGCGAGCACGTTCCTCGAGTCGACGCTGTCGTACGTCTCGGACCAGTCCCGGTTCCAGGAGTACCGTCCCTCCCGCGACTGGCGGCTGGTCTTCACCGCAGGGATCCTGCTCGGGGCGGTCGTCTACGCCGTCGTCTATCAGGGCGGCGCGTGGACGACCGACGTCCAGCCGTGGCGGCTGTTCTTCGGCGGGATCCTCGTGGGCATCGGCACCCGAATCGGCAAGGGCTGTACCTCCGGGCACGGCGTCTGTGGCGTCGGCTCGCGGTCGAAGACCTCGCTGGTCGGCGTCGCGACGTTCCTGATCGTCGCGATCGGAACGGCCCAACTCGTCGCAGCGCTGGGGGTGACGCCATGA
- a CDS encoding MBL fold metallo-hydrolase: MDEMDFPTPDVPVESITPEALKEQIDAGEPVTLLDTRMESDYEEWRIDGENVESINIPYYEFLDDEIDESVLEQIPDDEEITVLCAKGGASDYVAGTLIERGYDVDHLEEGMNGWASIYEAVEVERYDGPGTLLQYQRPSSGCLGYLVYDDGEAAIVDPLRAFTDRYLEDAAELGVDLKYAIDTHIHADHISGVRDLDDEGVEGVIPAAAVDRGVTYADELTQAADGDEFQVGDATIETVFTPGHTTGMTSYLIGGSLLATGDGLFVESVARPDLEEGDEGAPDAARQLYESLQERVLTLPDDVLIGGAHFSDAAEPAADGTYTAPIGELVETMDALSVDEDEFVEIVLADMPPRPANYEDIIATNLGQQSVDDDEAFTLELGPNNCAASQDALTGD, from the coding sequence ATGGACGAGATGGACTTCCCAACTCCGGACGTTCCGGTGGAGTCGATAACCCCTGAAGCGCTGAAGGAGCAGATCGACGCGGGCGAACCCGTCACGCTCCTCGATACGCGGATGGAAAGCGATTACGAGGAGTGGCGCATCGACGGAGAGAACGTCGAAAGCATCAACATACCCTACTACGAGTTCCTGGACGACGAGATCGACGAGTCGGTCCTCGAGCAGATTCCCGACGACGAGGAGATCACTGTCCTCTGTGCGAAGGGCGGGGCGAGCGACTACGTGGCCGGCACGCTCATCGAGCGCGGCTACGACGTGGACCATCTCGAGGAGGGGATGAACGGCTGGGCGTCGATCTACGAGGCCGTCGAGGTCGAACGCTACGACGGACCGGGGACGCTCCTGCAGTATCAGCGTCCCTCCAGCGGCTGTCTCGGGTACCTCGTGTACGACGACGGCGAAGCCGCGATCGTCGACCCGCTCCGGGCGTTTACCGACCGGTATCTCGAGGACGCAGCGGAGCTCGGCGTCGACCTGAAGTACGCGATCGACACCCACATTCACGCGGACCACATCTCCGGGGTCCGGGATCTCGACGACGAGGGAGTCGAGGGAGTCATCCCGGCGGCCGCAGTCGACCGCGGTGTCACCTACGCCGACGAACTGACGCAGGCGGCCGACGGCGACGAGTTCCAGGTCGGCGACGCCACGATAGAGACGGTGTTCACGCCCGGTCACACGACGGGAATGACCTCCTACCTGATCGGCGGGAGCCTGCTCGCGACGGGCGATGGGCTGTTCGTCGAAAGCGTCGCGCGACCGGACCTCGAGGAGGGAGACGAGGGGGCCCCCGACGCGGCCCGCCAGCTGTACGAGTCGCTCCAGGAGCGGGTACTGACGCTTCCCGACGACGTCTTGATCGGCGGCGCCCACTTCAGCGACGCCGCCGAGCCCGCCGCGGACGGAACCTACACGGCGCCGATCGGCGAACTGGTCGAGACCATGGACGCGCTTTCGGTCGACGAGGATGAGTTCGTCGAGATCGTGCTCGCGGACATGCCCCCGCGCCCGGCCAACTACGAGGACATCATCGCGACCAACCTCGGCCAACAGTCGGTCGACGACGACGAGGCGTTCACCCTCGAGCTCGGCCCGAACAACTGTGCGGCCAGCCAGGACGCGCTGACCGGGGACTGA
- a CDS encoding sulfurtransferase TusA family protein, whose translation MSTDYTVTETLDVKGLNCPMPVVKAKQATDDLDTGEVLEIVATDSGSMSDIDGWAGGTDGVELLEQEERNEDGETLYVHFVRKTQ comes from the coding sequence ATGAGCACGGATTACACAGTCACGGAGACGCTCGACGTAAAAGGACTCAACTGCCCAATGCCTGTCGTGAAGGCGAAGCAGGCGACCGACGACCTCGACACCGGTGAGGTGCTCGAGATCGTCGCCACGGATTCGGGAAGCATGAGCGACATCGACGGCTGGGCCGGCGGAACCGACGGGGTCGAGCTGCTCGAACAGGAAGAACGCAACGAGGACGGGGAGACGTTGTACGTCCACTTCGTCCGGAAGACCCAGTAA
- a CDS encoding DsrE/DsrF/DrsH-like family protein, which yields MSTDTPDSGPADDADAAGDAESTAEEIDPAEEIDPAELQARIEELEEELSAVKAATDDGEKSMTIIATKGSFDMAYPPLILASTAAAFGWDVVVFHTFWGLDILHEEKSRELKLSAVGNPSMPMPNALAALPGMDSVATKMMKRRIEENGTATVEELIDLSLDTGVDLQACQMTMDLMGYEAEDLHDGVTTDVGAATALEHMADSDVQLLI from the coding sequence ATGAGTACCGACACGCCAGATTCGGGGCCGGCGGACGACGCAGACGCCGCCGGCGACGCGGAATCGACGGCCGAGGAGATCGATCCGGCCGAGGAGATTGACCCGGCGGAGCTCCAGGCGCGCATCGAGGAGCTGGAAGAAGAACTCTCGGCGGTGAAAGCTGCGACCGACGACGGTGAAAAGTCGATGACGATCATCGCCACGAAGGGGAGCTTCGACATGGCGTACCCGCCGTTGATCCTCGCAAGTACTGCCGCCGCGTTCGGGTGGGACGTCGTCGTGTTCCACACCTTCTGGGGACTGGACATCCTCCACGAGGAGAAGTCCAGGGAGCTCAAACTGAGCGCCGTCGGCAACCCGAGCATGCCGATGCCGAACGCGCTTGCCGCGCTGCCCGGCATGGACTCGGTTGCGACCAAGATGATGAAGCGCCGCATCGAGGAGAACGGCACGGCGACCGTCGAGGAGCTGATCGACCTCTCGCTGGACACCGGCGTCGATCTCCAGGCCTGCCAGATGACGATGGATCTGATGGGGTACGAAGCGGAGGACCTCCACGACGGCGTCACGACCGACGTCGGCGCCGCGACGGCGCTCGAACACATGGCCGACTCCGACGTGCAGCTGCTGATCTGA
- a CDS encoding 50S ribosomal protein L40e: MASFEPAERRTLDKLICMRCNARNPTRADSCRKCGYSRLRPKAKERRSA; the protein is encoded by the coding sequence ATGGCCTCGTTCGAACCCGCTGAGCGTCGTACGTTGGATAAACTCATCTGTATGCGCTGTAACGCCCGGAACCCGACCCGAGCGGACAGTTGTCGAAAATGCGGCTACAGCCGCCTGCGCCCGAAAGCGAAAGAACGACGCAGCGCCTGA
- a CDS encoding IS1595 family transposase (programmed frameshift), with protein sequence MDRDSVEVFLPDPDECYERLRRARFGATVSCVYCGESDPVIKKGTTGKGAQQYRCKECETYFNDLTGSFFEHRKFPIEEMFYMIKEMRSVPTAQIASELERDYEAVLNFRHDLQELCGELDDLVLSDVCEADEIYVTAGEKGIEKEDESPRSRGLKKKGRGSFESDKPPVVTLVRRSDGRVEFLVRENLQDVDEEIADKGDKTVILCTDDYTIYDEIDEYDGIDAHLAITHDETYVIGDAHVNSCENRHSFLRQWLAKFRGVSKHHLQGYLNFLSLLLNDRTDWFSKILSYESSR encoded by the exons ATGGATAGGGATTCGGTAGAAGTGTTCCTTCCTGATCCGGACGAGTGTTATGAGCGACTCCGTCGCGCCCGCTTCGGCGCGACGGTGTCGTGCGTCTACTGCGGGGAGAGTGATCCGGTCATCAAGAAAGGAACGACGGGGAAAGGCGCCCAACAGTACCGCTGTAAGGAGTGCGAGACGTATTTTAATGATCTCACGGGCTCGTTTTTCGAGCATCGGAAGTTCCCGATCGAGGAGATGTTCTACATGATCAAGGAGATGCGATCTGTGCCGACCGCACAGATCGCCTCGGAGCTTGAACGGGACTACGAGGCGGTGTTGAACTTCCGCCACGATCTGCAGGAGTTGTGCGGTGAGCTGGATGATCTTGTGCTTTCAGATGTGTGTGAAGCCGACGAGATCTATGTGACGGCAGGTGAGAAAGGGATCGAAAAGGAAGATGAGAGTCCGCGCTCGCGCGGACTCA AAAAAAAGGGACGAGGAAGCTTCGAGTCGGACAAACCGCCAGTCGTGACACTCGTCCGTCGGAGCGACGGACGAGTTGAGTTTCTGGTGCGAGAGAATCTCCAAGATGTGGACGAAGAGATCGCCGACAAAGGTGACAAGACGGTAATTCTGTGTACGGACGATTACACGATCTACGATGAGATCGACGAGTACGACGGGATTGATGCTCATCTGGCGATCACGCACGATGAAACGTACGTGATCGGCGACGCTCACGTCAACAGCTGCGAGAACCGCCATAGCTTCCTTCGCCAGTGGCTGGCGAAGTTCAGAGGCGTCTCGAAGCATCATCTTCAGGGATACCTCAACTTTCTGTCGCTCTTGTTGAACGATCGAACCGACTGGTTCAGCAAAATCTTGAGTTACGAGTCATCGAGATGA